A section of the Cuniculiplasma divulgatum genome encodes:
- a CDS encoding 50S ribosomal protein L40e gives MAFPEAVERRLNKKICMRCDARNSPNATRCRKCGYTGLRMKAKERRGGQ, from the coding sequence ATGGCATTTCCAGAAGCTGTTGAAAGAAGATTAAACAAGAAGATCTGCATGAGATGTGACGCAAGGAATTCACCCAATGCCACAAGGTGCAGAAAGTGCGGTTATACCGGCCTCAGGATGAAGGCTAAGGAGAGAAGGGGAGGACAGTAA
- the purQ gene encoding phosphoribosylformylglycinamidine synthase subunit PurQ, whose protein sequence is MAARKVAIIRMEGTNNEYEAFQSFSRVGLEPHYIHINELKRKSVSLEDFSAIFLPGGFSAGDYIRAGVIFARRLEDAALRDISGFVDDGKPVIGICNGFQVLTEMGFLPGWSQGQSREIVLAPNDSNRYECRYTYIRVETRNPILASSLEVGSHHLIPVAHAEGKIRIMEPERNLAKLEENGQILFRYSTADGTLDGYPWNPNGSVSSVAAISNSHGNVIGMMPHPERLFYYYRKVDQETYGNSAVGQKFFTAVRDYIMRNDC, encoded by the coding sequence GTGGCTGCAAGAAAGGTAGCCATAATCAGAATGGAAGGGACAAACAATGAATATGAAGCCTTCCAGTCATTCAGCAGAGTAGGCCTGGAACCACATTATATTCACATTAATGAGCTCAAGAGAAAATCAGTGAGCCTTGAGGATTTTTCTGCTATTTTTCTTCCCGGCGGTTTCTCTGCGGGTGACTACATAAGGGCGGGAGTGATATTTGCACGAAGGCTTGAGGATGCGGCTCTGAGGGATATTTCAGGATTTGTTGATGACGGTAAGCCAGTAATAGGAATATGTAATGGTTTCCAGGTACTGACTGAGATGGGATTCCTGCCTGGATGGTCTCAGGGGCAGTCTAGGGAGATAGTGCTTGCCCCAAATGATTCCAACAGATACGAATGCAGGTATACCTATATACGGGTTGAAACCCGTAATCCCATTTTGGCTTCATCCCTTGAAGTTGGCTCACATCATCTTATACCGGTTGCCCATGCTGAAGGTAAAATCAGGATAATGGAACCGGAAAGAAATCTTGCGAAACTGGAAGAAAACGGACAGATTCTATTCAGGTACTCAACTGCGGATGGAACCCTGGACGGATACCCGTGGAATCCAAATGGCTCCGTATCTTCAGTGGCAGCAATTTCCAATAGCCACGGGAATGTTATTGGAATGATGCCGCATCCTGAGAGACTCTTTTATTACTACAGAAAAGTGGATCAGGAAACCTATGGAAACTCGGCAGTTGGACAGAAATTCTTCACTGCAGTCAGGGATTACATTATGAGGAATGACTGCTGA
- a CDS encoding AAA family ATPase, which yields MIILTGMPGSGKDEFVKVARELGYSDVHMGETVKEYAKEAGVPMIDSEIGQFASAERKSHGMDIWAKRTAERINDPEKTIVDGLRNIEELDFFKRHYDSVIVVAIYANRQERLNRILKRNRIDDVRSENELEMRDGRELTWGIGRTISLADHMIVNDGTLEQFHNKVRVFLSSLVSSHSS from the coding sequence ATGATAATTTTGACCGGAATGCCGGGTTCGGGAAAGGACGAATTCGTAAAGGTTGCAAGAGAGCTGGGTTATTCTGATGTTCACATGGGCGAGACTGTAAAGGAATATGCCAAGGAGGCAGGGGTACCCATGATAGACAGCGAGATAGGCCAGTTTGCCAGTGCCGAGAGGAAGTCGCACGGAATGGATATATGGGCTAAGAGAACAGCTGAGCGTATTAACGATCCCGAGAAGACAATTGTTGACGGGCTCAGGAATATAGAAGAGCTTGATTTTTTTAAAAGGCATTACGATTCCGTGATAGTTGTTGCAATTTACGCTAATAGGCAGGAACGTTTGAACAGAATATTGAAAAGAAATAGAATTGACGATGTCAGGAGCGAAAATGAACTGGAGATGAGGGATGGAAGGGAGCTCACGTGGGGCATAGGACGCACAATTTCACTTGCAGATCATATGATAGTCAATGATGGCACTCTGGAGCAATTTCACAATAAAGTCAGGGTTTTTCTCTCTTCGCTGGTCAGCAGTCATTCCTCATAA